In Archangium violaceum, the following are encoded in one genomic region:
- a CDS encoding anthranilate synthase component II has protein sequence MMLLIDNFDSFTFNLVQALGGLGAELKVVRNDAITLAGVEALRPDHIVISPGPCTPNEAGISLEVIRAFAGRVPVLGVCLGHQSIGQVFGGRVVRAPVPVHGKTADIHHDGRGVFRGLPAPFVAARYHSLVVERASLPDCLEVTAWCGELVMGLRHREYPWVEGIQFHPESFLTPHGNTLLARFLEARIG, from the coding sequence ATGATGCTGCTCATCGACAACTTCGACTCCTTCACCTTCAACCTCGTGCAGGCGCTGGGTGGGCTCGGGGCGGAGCTGAAGGTGGTGCGCAACGATGCCATCACCCTCGCCGGGGTGGAGGCGCTGCGGCCGGACCACATCGTCATCTCTCCGGGCCCGTGCACGCCGAACGAGGCCGGCATCTCCCTGGAGGTCATCCGTGCCTTCGCGGGCCGGGTGCCGGTGCTCGGGGTGTGCCTGGGGCACCAGTCCATCGGCCAGGTGTTCGGCGGGCGCGTCGTGCGGGCTCCGGTGCCGGTGCACGGGAAGACGGCTGACATCCACCACGATGGCCGGGGCGTCTTCCGGGGGCTGCCAGCGCCCTTCGTCGCGGCGCGCTACCACTCGCTGGTGGTGGAACGGGCGAGCCTTCCGGACTGCCTGGAAGTCACGGCCTGGTGCGGCGAGCTGGTGATGGGACTGCGTCACCGCGAGTACCCCTGGGTGGAGGGCATCCAGTTCCATCCCGAGTCCTTCCTCACGCCGCACGGCAACACGTTGCTCGCGAGGTTCCTGGAGGCGCGAATCGGATGA
- a CDS encoding aminotransferase class IV produces MMDTVAVNGEVRRLEELRLQDFLQSFFFGAGFFETFLVTEGTPMFLERHLARLRSSLGAHAGCVRAPPEDVLTAGSVREALHRCLEADASLGPRFTGVGKLVAGDGRLLLSFRALPAPHAHTVLDELEDRGYRRNDPTLRHKSVSYLRQYAHFGRGTVFANEAGELCEAPNGNLFFLLGDAVVTPPLEAPCLPGVIRAVLLEEGRLGDMPVVERTVERAQLEEVRGCVLTNSVSLALAVPRLLGRELPGSHALAERARAVVREYARREE; encoded by the coding sequence ATGATGGACACGGTCGCGGTGAACGGAGAGGTGCGGCGGCTGGAGGAGCTGCGGCTCCAGGACTTCCTCCAGTCGTTCTTCTTCGGCGCGGGGTTCTTCGAGACATTCCTCGTCACCGAGGGCACGCCCATGTTCCTGGAGCGGCACCTCGCGAGGCTCCGGTCGAGCCTCGGGGCCCATGCGGGCTGCGTGCGCGCACCGCCCGAGGACGTGCTCACCGCCGGGTCCGTCCGTGAGGCCCTGCACCGGTGTCTGGAGGCGGATGCCAGCCTGGGACCACGCTTCACCGGCGTGGGCAAGCTGGTGGCGGGAGATGGGCGGCTGCTGCTGTCCTTCCGGGCCCTGCCGGCGCCACACGCGCACACCGTCCTCGACGAGCTGGAGGATCGCGGCTACCGGAGGAATGATCCCACGTTGAGACACAAGAGCGTCTCGTACCTGCGGCAGTACGCGCACTTCGGCCGGGGGACGGTCTTCGCCAACGAGGCGGGGGAGCTCTGCGAGGCACCGAACGGCAATCTGTTCTTCCTCCTGGGCGACGCGGTGGTGACTCCGCCCCTGGAGGCCCCCTGCCTCCCTGGCGTCATCCGCGCCGTGCTGCTGGAGGAAGGGCGGCTCGGGGACATGCCGGTGGTGGAGCGCACGGTGGAGAGGGCGCAACTGGAGGAGGTCCGCGGCTGTGTCCTCACCAACTCCGTCAGCCTGGCGCTCGCCGTCCCACGGCTGCTCGGGCGGGAGCTGCCCGGGAGTCACGCGCTCGCCGAGCGCGCCCGGGCCGTGGTGCGGGAGTACGCACGGCGCGAGGAGTGA